The genomic interval CCGTGGACAATGTCCCGCCCCGCGTGGAGCCCGGCATCGCCGCTGGTGACCCGGATGCCATCCGCGAGTTCCAGAAGGAAGAGCAGAAAGAGGCTCAGGAGAACCTGCCCACCCAGGGGCCACAGAAGACCCCCAAGAGTAAACACCCAGGACAGAACCCCTGAGGTCCAGGGCCAGGGGCCCATGACGCGAGCCCCTCATCGAGGGGCTCGCGGTGTGATGACTCGCCGCTCAGCGCGCCGCGACCATGACCTCGGTCGGGTCCTTGCCCACGAACGCGCTGTCGAGCCCCTTGGCGAGCGCCTGGTGCTCCGCGCTGCCCAGCGTCGCGAGGCGGTCCTCCGCGGGATGCGCGAAGCGCGCCGAGAGCACATCGAGCCTGCGGTGCGCCTCCATGATGCGCTCGCGCGGGATGCGGCCGGACTCCACCGCCTTCACCACCGCCTCGATGGCGCGCCGCTGCACGTCCGCGTGGTGGCACACGAGGAACAAGTCCACCCCCGCCAGCGTGCCGCGCACCGCCGCCTCTTCCACCGTGTAGTGGTCCGCGATGGCCTTCATCTCCAGGTCATCGCTCACCAGCACCCCGTCAAACCCCAGCTCCTCGCGCAGCACCCGCGCCAACACGCGCTCGCTCATCGTCGCGGGCAGGTCCTTGTCCAGCGCGTCGAACATCACGTGCGCCGTCATCACCGACGCCAGCCGCGCCTGCGCGAACGCCCGGAAGGGCACCAGCTCCACCTGGCGCAGCCGCTCCAGGTCATGCGTCAACCGAGGCAACGTCAGATGGCTGTCCGTCGTCGTATCGCCATGCCCCGGGAAGTGTTTGCCACACGACGCGACGCCCCCTGCCTCCAGCCCTCGCGCGAGCGCCACGCTCAGCCGCGCCACCTCCTGCGCCTCCCGGCTGGGGCTCCGGTCCCCAATCACCGGGTTGGCCGGATTGGTGTCCACATCCAACACCGGCGCGAAATCCCAATCGAAGCCCACCGCGCGCAGCTCGTGCGCGA from Myxococcus stipitatus carries:
- the nagZ gene encoding beta-N-acetylhexosaminidase, producing MSVTASALYRDCARLFMVGFPGTRIDADIAALMDDGIYGAILFKRNVGTAQETAALCRELKTRAGRPFILSVDQEGGRVARLRGAPFTTLPSMRELGQRGDAQQMERVGRLLAHELRAVGFDWDFAPVLDVDTNPANPVIGDRSPSREAQEVARLSVALARGLEAGGVASCGKHFPGHGDTTTDSHLTLPRLTHDLERLRQVELVPFRAFAQARLASVMTAHVMFDALDKDLPATMSERVLARVLREELGFDGVLVSDDLEMKAIADHYTVEEAAVRGTLAGVDLFLVCHHADVQRRAIEAVVKAVESGRIPRERIMEAHRRLDVLSARFAHPAEDRLATLGSAEHQALAKGLDSAFVGKDPTEVMVAAR